From a single Spongiibacter taiwanensis genomic region:
- a CDS encoding TetR/AcrR family transcriptional regulator, with the protein MSAIKNEQIEPRSFQELIRPQDEMRRHPKQERSRRMVLAIVQAARFILLQHGREGLTTTALETVSGVPKSSIYQYFPNLDAIVFEVFREVIRECQLSEYRAFPSQHPPTVMSFIYWLLDWSIDIHRKLLEIDRSLLLEHRGFWDTWKELDQNLAPNSSTEHFIYENLKRCSDFVPGDDDVMRVHALGRTAQMLVYSMMADNPEFIENEEFRHMLARMCVAAFSTRPTTSPMRTN; encoded by the coding sequence ATGTCTGCAATAAAAAACGAACAAATTGAGCCGCGATCATTTCAAGAGTTGATTCGTCCCCAGGACGAAATGCGGCGTCATCCTAAGCAGGAGCGGTCGCGTCGGATGGTACTTGCCATTGTGCAGGCCGCGCGATTTATTCTGTTGCAGCACGGGCGTGAGGGATTGACCACCACCGCGCTGGAAACCGTATCTGGGGTACCAAAATCCTCTATTTACCAATACTTTCCCAATCTGGACGCGATTGTATTCGAGGTTTTTCGCGAGGTGATCCGCGAGTGTCAGCTATCGGAGTATCGCGCCTTTCCGAGCCAACACCCCCCCACGGTCATGTCGTTTATTTACTGGCTGCTCGACTGGTCCATTGATATTCACCGCAAGCTTCTGGAGATTGACCGCTCCCTGCTGCTGGAACACCGGGGCTTTTGGGACACCTGGAAGGAGCTGGACCAGAATCTCGCACCTAACAGTTCTACCGAGCATTTCATTTACGAAAACCTGAAGCGCTGCAGTGACTTTGTTCCCGGCGACGACGATGTCATGCGGGTTCATGCGCTGGGCCGCACGGCGCAGATGCTGGTTTACTCCATGATGGCGGACAACCCCGAGTTTATTGAAAATGAAGAATTCCGGCACATGCTGGCCCGGATGTGTGTTGCCGCCTTCAGCACCCGGCCAACCACGAGCCCCATGCGAACAAACTAA
- a CDS encoding GFA family protein encodes MRLSGECFCGDIAYEITGPVFDARSCHCSRCRKVFSAQASAYALVNADDFRWLRGSEHLTTYASQQDYGLQFCKRCGSTLCGIYQGKVHGITLGCLNEDPQIQIGKHIFVGSKASWEVMPEGVPQFEAHAPEGV; translated from the coding sequence ATGCGCTTGAGCGGGGAATGCTTTTGCGGCGATATTGCCTATGAAATAACGGGCCCGGTGTTTGATGCTCGCTCTTGTCATTGCTCTCGCTGCCGCAAGGTTTTTAGCGCGCAGGCTTCTGCCTATGCTTTGGTCAATGCCGATGATTTTCGTTGGCTTCGCGGCAGTGAGCACTTAACCACTTATGCCAGTCAGCAGGATTACGGCCTGCAGTTTTGCAAGCGCTGTGGTTCGACTCTGTGCGGTATATATCAGGGCAAGGTCCACGGCATCACGCTGGGGTGTTTGAATGAAGATCCCCAGATTCAAATTGGCAAGCATATCTTTGTCGGCTCCAAGGCCAGCTGGGAAGTGATGCCGGAAGGGGTGCCGCAATTTGAGGCGCACGCCCCGGAAGGCGTCTAG
- the purT gene encoding formate-dependent phosphoribosylglycinamide formyltransferase produces the protein MVSIGTPFSDTACRVLLCGAGELGKEVVIELQRLGCEVIACDRYANAPAMQVADRSHSFSMLDGAELRRVIEQEQPHFIVPEIEAIATDTLVELESEGYNVVPTARAARLTMNREGIRRLAAEELGLATSPYIFADSYADFEQAVASIGLPCVVKPIMSSSGKGQSLLRNSADSQKVWDYAQQGGRAGAGRVIVEGFVDFDYEITLLTIRHRGPCGDDTATSFCAPIGHRQEDGDYQESWQPQPMSDLALQRSKDMAEKVTAALGGWGLFGVELFIKGDDVYFSEVSPRPHDTGLVTLISQDLSEFALHARAILGLPIPNIVQHGPSASAVLLVEGDSSQASYGNLHSALADADTQLRLFGKPEVAGKRRMGVALARGVDIDTAKEKAKSAARAITVTL, from the coding sequence ATGGTGTCAATTGGTACTCCGTTTTCAGATACCGCTTGCCGGGTGCTGCTGTGCGGTGCTGGCGAGCTGGGTAAAGAGGTGGTTATTGAGCTGCAGCGACTGGGCTGCGAAGTGATTGCCTGTGATCGCTACGCCAATGCGCCAGCCATGCAAGTGGCGGATCGAAGCCATAGTTTTTCCATGCTCGACGGCGCGGAATTGCGTCGGGTGATTGAGCAGGAGCAACCTCATTTTATCGTGCCTGAGATTGAGGCCATCGCCACCGATACCTTGGTGGAACTGGAGTCAGAGGGTTACAACGTGGTGCCCACCGCCCGGGCCGCGCGATTGACCATGAATCGGGAAGGCATCCGCCGGCTGGCGGCTGAAGAGTTGGGGCTAGCCACCTCGCCCTATATTTTTGCCGATTCCTATGCCGATTTTGAACAGGCGGTGGCGAGCATCGGTTTGCCCTGTGTGGTGAAGCCGATAATGAGCAGCTCGGGCAAGGGGCAAAGTCTGCTCAGAAATAGTGCCGATAGCCAGAAGGTGTGGGACTACGCCCAGCAGGGCGGTCGCGCCGGTGCCGGTCGGGTGATCGTGGAAGGCTTCGTGGATTTCGACTATGAAATCACGCTGCTGACGATTCGTCATCGCGGCCCTTGCGGTGACGACACGGCAACCAGCTTTTGCGCCCCCATTGGCCACCGCCAGGAAGATGGGGACTACCAGGAATCCTGGCAGCCCCAGCCAATGTCCGATTTGGCCCTGCAGCGCTCCAAAGACATGGCAGAAAAGGTGACGGCGGCGCTGGGGGGCTGGGGCCTTTTTGGCGTAGAGCTGTTTATTAAAGGCGACGACGTTTACTTCAGCGAGGTATCTCCCCGGCCACACGATACCGGCTTGGTGACCCTGATCTCCCAGGATTTATCCGAGTTTGCCCTGCATGCCCGGGCGATTCTTGGCTTGCCCATTCCGAACATTGTCCAGCACGGCCCGTCGGCCTCGGCGGTGTTGCTGGTGGAGGGTGATTCGAGTCAGGCAAGCTATGGTAATCTTCATTCGGCACTGGCTGATGCTGATACTCAGTTGCGCCTGTTTGGCAAACCGGAGGTGGCAGGTAAACGGCGGATGGGGGTTGCGCTGGCGCGGGGAGTCGACATTGACACCGCCAAAGAAAAAGCCAAATCGGCGGCTCGCGCCATCACAGTGACGCTTTAG
- a CDS encoding cytochrome b562, translating into MKTRSLGAVLVVAFAVAACGESELHGAMEGMGESYKSMKEAPALVDMKAELDVFKAELEIARQQAVKPEHQAAFDEGLEKVGQLTAQLTLAVDSGDINAARALLEELRDVRKQYHEKLGVK; encoded by the coding sequence ATGAAAACCCGTTCTCTGGGCGCGGTATTGGTTGTTGCTTTTGCAGTGGCGGCCTGCGGTGAGAGTGAGCTTCACGGTGCAATGGAAGGCATGGGCGAGTCTTACAAGTCCATGAAAGAAGCCCCGGCCTTGGTCGATATGAAGGCTGAGCTTGACGTATTTAAGGCCGAGCTGGAAATTGCCCGCCAGCAAGCGGTAAAGCCAGAACACCAGGCTGCGTTTGATGAAGGCCTGGAAAAGGTCGGTCAGCTGACGGCCCAGCTGACGCTGGCGGTAGACTCAGGCGATATCAATGCGGCCCGGGCACTGCTGGAAGAGCTCCGGGACGTGCGCAAGCAGTACCACGAAAAACTGGGTGTTAAATAA
- a CDS encoding sulfite exporter TauE/SafE family protein — protein sequence MPLLEHLSLFLISLVANVLSAMAGGGAGLLQLPALIFLGLPLSMALATHKIATVALGLGATLKHVREGHLRWGFAALMLAAGLPGVLVGANIILSVPPAPAEFALGVLTLGLGVYSLFKKQLGQQYQPWHRDMTGYSVGALGLFLLGVLNGSLTSGTGLFVTVWLITWFGLDFKRATAYTMILVGLFWNGTGALALALQTPVKWAWLPALLLGSLVGGYVGAFLAIRYANPVIKRVFEVVTMAMGLALILQAVRALL from the coding sequence ATGCCCCTGCTGGAACACCTGTCGCTTTTTCTAATTTCCCTGGTTGCCAATGTGCTGTCTGCCATGGCCGGGGGCGGCGCAGGCTTGCTGCAATTACCCGCGCTCATCTTTCTGGGGCTGCCACTGAGCATGGCCCTGGCCACCCATAAAATTGCCACCGTTGCCCTGGGCCTGGGCGCCACCTTGAAGCATGTGCGCGAAGGTCATTTGCGATGGGGTTTTGCCGCGCTGATGCTGGCAGCGGGTTTGCCCGGTGTACTGGTGGGTGCCAATATTATTCTCTCTGTGCCACCGGCACCGGCCGAGTTTGCGCTGGGTGTGCTAACCCTGGGGCTGGGTGTTTATTCTCTGTTTAAAAAGCAGCTTGGCCAGCAGTATCAGCCCTGGCATCGGGATATGACAGGATACAGCGTGGGTGCGCTGGGGCTGTTTTTGCTGGGTGTGCTCAACGGGTCGCTGACCTCGGGGACCGGGCTGTTTGTCACGGTGTGGTTGATCACCTGGTTTGGTCTGGACTTCAAACGAGCCACCGCCTACACCATGATTTTGGTAGGGTTGTTCTGGAACGGTACCGGCGCCCTGGCGCTGGCTTTGCAAACCCCGGTGAAGTGGGCGTGGTTGCCCGCATTGCTGTTGGGGTCGCTGGTGGGTGGCTATGTGGGGGCTTTCCTGGCCATTCGCTATGCAAACCCGGTGATCAAACGGGTGTTTGAAGTGGTGACCATGGCGATGGGCTTGGCGCTGATTTTACAGGCCGTGCGCGCCTTGCTGTAA
- a CDS encoding transglycosylase domain-containing protein codes for MANWRVIRNVSGGLLLAVTLLVVAVGAFEFHTSYFQARYFSELAAKLQFEVKEGPSDAIRFPGHGPYNIQNGYTRLPAFSDRLTGRSFQIAQQSRFSPALIDYMEWGGNPPYPVKAQSGLVISDRDGDTLFSAKEPESIYRAFDDIPPLLLNSLLFIENRELLGDHHPRKNPVVEWDRLAEAALYRLPFIAEPGESGPGGSTLATQMEKFRYSPRGLTTDSYEKLRQIVSGSVRYYAMGTDTREARRIIVRDYLNATPLSGRPGRGEIHGVGDGLKYWYGIDFAYANRVLSAPYGIVDINEQARVFKSALSLLLSQRRPSYYLLAGRPALEELTARYLRVLAKNGVIDEALRNAALAQPLSFAQGSAIPPPPVFVSRKAVNNVRTELLKLLGVDSLYLLDRLDLTADTTIDGEAQAKVEALLQQVTDLNYAKQSGLLGEKLLRENQLDALDYSVLLYESTPSGNVLRVQTDNLNMPFDMNTGSKLDLGSTAKLRTLISYLEIIEKVYLNHRALAKDELSQARKLAEDPLRQWTLDYLIQRPDADLKGLLEAAMQRRYSASPAEAFFTASGLHRFSNFDRADNFRVMSVGEAMTRSVNLVFIRMMRDIARYYTLEIPGYKQLLLDREDPRRKDYLKRFADMEGKTFLNQFYRVYTNLDKAQLLTRLASRTKPFPGRLSMAFRSVQPEASPEELTAFLQARLPPALMEEADVAKLYRQFDPGRFDSNDRAYLARLNPLELFVVKYLLDKPGATLSEIYRDSEAARQEAYAWLNKSRKVRAQDSRIRILLEQDAFRSIHQQWQRLGYPFESLIPSFATALGASADRPIALAELMGIIVNNGVRKPFRQIDSLHFAEDTPYQTDFSYVSRNGQPVLSTEICQTVRSALANIVEVGTARRLKGVYVDADGKPIAVGGKTGTGDHRVKSYAAGGRLVGESAVNRNALFTFYIGDRFFGVILAHVGGQESGGFEFTSGLAAQLLKILQPALTPMLLDSRDAAPAPAPQPVEASPPTAALAPTLDAVRPSQAQPGTAPAQLPLSHPTAQPGTLVL; via the coding sequence GTGGCTAATTGGCGTGTGATTCGCAATGTCTCGGGCGGCCTGTTGTTGGCAGTGACGCTGCTGGTCGTGGCGGTGGGGGCCTTTGAGTTCCATACGTCGTATTTTCAGGCGCGTTACTTTTCTGAGCTGGCGGCCAAGCTGCAGTTTGAGGTCAAAGAAGGGCCTTCGGATGCCATCCGCTTTCCCGGGCATGGTCCGTACAATATTCAAAATGGCTACACCCGGTTGCCAGCTTTCAGCGACCGACTGACAGGGCGCAGCTTTCAAATTGCCCAGCAATCGCGCTTTTCTCCGGCACTCATCGATTATATGGAGTGGGGGGGTAATCCGCCTTACCCGGTAAAAGCCCAGTCGGGTCTGGTGATCAGTGATCGGGATGGTGACACCCTGTTTTCGGCCAAGGAGCCGGAAAGCATCTATCGCGCCTTTGATGACATTCCGCCACTGCTGCTCAACTCGCTGTTATTTATTGAAAACCGGGAACTGCTGGGCGATCACCACCCGCGCAAGAATCCGGTGGTGGAATGGGACCGGCTGGCCGAGGCGGCCTTGTATCGGCTGCCTTTTATCGCCGAGCCCGGCGAATCGGGGCCGGGTGGCAGCACCCTGGCCACGCAGATGGAAAAATTCCGTTACTCACCCCGGGGCCTGACCACCGACAGTTACGAAAAGTTGCGCCAGATTGTGTCGGGCAGTGTGCGCTACTACGCCATGGGCACCGACACCCGGGAGGCCCGGCGCATTATTGTGCGGGATTACCTCAATGCCACGCCGCTGTCAGGTCGACCGGGCCGTGGTGAGATTCACGGTGTGGGAGACGGGCTTAAATATTGGTATGGCATCGACTTCGCCTACGCCAACCGGGTGCTGTCCGCGCCCTACGGGATTGTTGATATCAATGAGCAGGCCCGAGTATTCAAGTCGGCCTTGAGTCTGCTGCTGTCCCAGCGTCGCCCTTCTTATTACCTGCTGGCGGGGCGCCCGGCACTGGAAGAATTGACCGCTCGCTACCTGCGTGTGCTGGCAAAAAACGGGGTAATTGATGAGGCGCTGCGCAATGCCGCCCTGGCCCAGCCGCTGAGCTTTGCCCAGGGCTCTGCCATTCCGCCGCCACCGGTATTTGTCTCCCGAAAGGCGGTCAACAATGTGCGTACCGAGTTGTTGAAACTGCTCGGCGTGGATAGCCTTTACTTGCTTGACCGTCTGGATCTGACCGCCGATACCACAATCGATGGCGAGGCCCAGGCCAAGGTGGAAGCGCTGCTGCAGCAAGTGACCGACCTCAACTACGCCAAGCAGTCTGGCTTGCTGGGAGAGAAACTGCTTCGGGAAAATCAGCTCGACGCTCTCGACTACAGTGTGTTGCTGTATGAGAGCACACCGTCGGGCAATGTGCTGCGGGTACAGACCGACAACCTGAACATGCCCTTTGATATGAACACGGGTTCCAAACTGGATCTGGGGTCCACCGCCAAACTGCGAACGCTGATCAGTTATCTGGAAATTATCGAAAAGGTCTATCTTAACCACCGTGCCTTGGCAAAAGACGAGTTAAGTCAGGCGCGTAAGCTGGCAGAGGACCCGCTGCGCCAGTGGACCCTGGATTACCTGATTCAGCGCCCCGATGCTGATCTCAAGGGTTTGTTGGAGGCCGCGATGCAGCGGCGCTACTCGGCCAGTCCGGCGGAAGCCTTCTTTACCGCGAGTGGCTTGCACCGCTTCAGCAACTTTGACCGGGCAGACAACTTCAGGGTGATGAGCGTGGGTGAGGCAATGACCCGTTCAGTCAATCTGGTATTTATCCGCATGATGCGGGATATCGCCCGTTACTACACCTTGGAAATTCCCGGCTACAAACAACTGCTGCTCGACCGTGAAGACCCGCGCCGCAAGGATTACCTCAAGCGCTTTGCCGATATGGAGGGGAAAACCTTCCTCAACCAGTTCTACCGGGTTTATACCAATCTGGATAAAGCGCAATTGCTGACGCGGCTGGCCAGTCGCACCAAACCCTTTCCGGGCCGGCTCAGTATGGCTTTTCGCTCGGTTCAGCCAGAGGCAAGCCCCGAGGAGCTGACGGCTTTTCTGCAGGCTCGTCTGCCGCCAGCACTGATGGAGGAGGCCGATGTTGCCAAGCTCTATCGTCAGTTTGACCCCGGCCGGTTCGACAGCAATGACCGAGCCTACCTGGCGCGACTGAACCCGCTGGAGCTGTTTGTGGTGAAGTATTTGCTGGACAAGCCCGGCGCTACCTTGAGCGAAATTTACCGGGATAGCGAAGCTGCCCGGCAGGAAGCCTATGCCTGGCTAAATAAGTCGCGCAAGGTTCGGGCCCAGGACAGCCGCATTCGCATTCTGTTGGAGCAGGATGCCTTTCGCAGTATCCACCAGCAGTGGCAGCGGCTGGGGTACCCCTTTGAAAGCCTGATTCCCTCCTTTGCCACCGCGCTGGGGGCTTCCGCCGACCGCCCCATTGCCCTGGCCGAGTTGATGGGCATCATCGTCAACAATGGTGTGCGCAAACCTTTCCGCCAAATTGATAGCCTGCATTTTGCAGAAGATACGCCTTATCAGACCGATTTTTCCTACGTTTCCCGAAACGGCCAGCCCGTGCTGTCGACCGAGATTTGCCAGACAGTGCGCAGCGCCCTGGCTAATATTGTTGAGGTGGGCACGGCCCGCCGCCTGAAGGGCGTGTATGTGGATGCCGACGGCAAACCCATCGCGGTCGGCGGAAAAACCGGAACGGGAGATCATCGGGTGAAATCTTACGCCGCCGGTGGCCGGCTGGTGGGTGAGTCGGCGGTGAACCGCAATGCGCTGTTCACGTTCTATATCGGCGATCGCTTTTTCGGCGTCATTCTTGCCCATGTGGGTGGACAGGAATCCGGCGGCTTCGAATTCACCAGCGGCCTGGCGGCGCAACTCTTGAAGATACTGCAGCCGGCTCTGACCCCAATGCTGTTGGATTCGCGGGATGCAGCGCCGGCCCCGGCTCCCCAGCCGGTGGAGGCCTCGCCGCCGACCGCCGCGCTGGCGCCGACCCTCGATGCGGTGAGGCCGTCCCAGGCTCAGCCCGGCACGGCCCCGGCGCAATTGCCCCTCAGTCATCCCACGGCCCAACCCGGGACCCTGGTGCTGTAA
- a CDS encoding mechanosensitive ion channel family protein: MENPTFLATADQYFVKFLGLLSEGKIYSELGVITLIYVLAWLLAGRVRQVIPVFRSLSEANHPVRSLIFRCGKLLFPVFAIMLLRLAVEFSEWFTEEGWIMRGALGIALFLVYFSFINIAIRNKIVAGWFRWIGAPLLFLHLIGALDDIVQVLDAIAVQVGNIRISAYGILRLLIFGSLLFWLGRVSSATGQTLIRRQESLDIRTREVLAKLFEIGLTLVVILLLLQVMGINLTALAVFGGALGVGLGFGLQAIASNFISGIIILLDRSVTVGDYVELEDGRTGIVTQLNMRSTTLETYDGKDIVVPNEKFITSSFTNWTHKDIKQRYRVDFSVAYKTNVREMVELVKEAVAEHPQVISGDHVPIEERPDCEIDSFGDNGINMFVEFWMEGIDDGRNRVGGDLLLIILETLQQNGIEIPFPQREVRVLNPETLDARR; encoded by the coding sequence ATGGAAAATCCGACCTTTCTGGCCACCGCCGACCAGTACTTTGTGAAATTTCTAGGGCTGTTGTCCGAGGGTAAAATTTACAGCGAGTTGGGGGTCATCACCCTGATTTATGTGCTGGCCTGGCTATTGGCCGGCCGGGTCCGGCAGGTGATTCCGGTGTTTCGGAGTCTGTCTGAGGCCAATCACCCGGTGCGCAGTTTGATATTTCGCTGTGGCAAGCTGCTGTTTCCGGTGTTTGCCATTATGTTGCTGCGCCTGGCGGTGGAGTTTAGCGAATGGTTCACCGAAGAAGGCTGGATCATGCGTGGCGCGCTGGGTATCGCGCTGTTCCTGGTGTATTTCTCCTTCATCAATATCGCCATTAGAAACAAGATTGTGGCGGGGTGGTTTCGCTGGATTGGGGCACCGCTGCTGTTTTTACACCTGATCGGCGCGCTGGACGATATCGTCCAGGTGCTCGATGCCATTGCCGTGCAGGTGGGCAACATTCGCATCTCTGCTTACGGCATTTTGCGGCTGCTGATTTTTGGCTCGCTGTTGTTCTGGTTGGGCCGGGTATCCAGCGCTACCGGCCAGACGCTGATCCGCCGTCAGGAATCTCTCGATATTCGTACCCGCGAGGTGCTGGCCAAGCTGTTTGAGATTGGCCTCACCCTGGTGGTGATTTTGCTGCTGCTGCAAGTCATGGGGATTAACCTCACCGCCTTGGCCGTATTCGGTGGTGCCTTGGGTGTTGGTTTGGGTTTTGGCTTGCAGGCCATCGCCTCCAACTTTATTTCCGGCATTATCATTTTGCTGGACCGCTCGGTGACGGTGGGTGATTACGTTGAGTTGGAAGATGGTCGCACCGGCATTGTGACCCAGCTCAACATGCGCTCCACCACGCTGGAGACCTACGATGGCAAGGACATTGTGGTGCCCAACGAAAAATTCATCACCTCGAGCTTTACCAACTGGACCCACAAGGATATCAAGCAGCGCTATCGAGTCGACTTCTCGGTGGCCTACAAGACCAATGTGCGGGAGATGGTGGAGTTGGTAAAGGAGGCGGTGGCTGAGCATCCCCAGGTGATCAGTGGCGACCATGTGCCCATTGAAGAGCGCCCCGACTGCGAGATTGATAGCTTTGGCGACAATGGCATCAATATGTTTGTCGAGTTCTGGATGGAAGGCATTGATGACGGCCGCAACCGGGTCGGTGGTGACTTGCTGCTCATTATTCTGGAAACGCTGCAGCAGAATGGCATTGAGATTCCTTTCCCGCAGCGGGAGGTCCGAGTGTTGAATCCTGAGACGCTAGACGCTAGACGCTAG
- the thiC gene encoding phosphomethylpyrimidine synthase ThiC, which yields MSKSEYPLLRETAQVDAAAVEPLPGSSKIYVQGSRADIQVPMREIKLTPTPIQGRDGTSRLEPNAPVRVYDTSGAYTDPKASIDIRKGLAPIREQWILDRADTELLAGDTSEYTRKRAADLSLEQLRFDLKRKPRRALAGQNVSQMHYAKRGIITPEMEYIAIRENMALAQAREAGELAVQHPGMSFGASIPSEITPEFVRDEVARGRAIIPANINHPELEPMIIGRNFLVKINGNIGNSALGSSIEEEVAKLTWGIRWGADTMMDLSTGKNIHETREWIIRNSPVPVGTVPIYQALEKVDGIAEDLTWEIFRDTLIEQAEQGVDYFTIHAGVLLRYVPLTAKRVTGIVSRGGSIMAKWCLAHHKENFLYTHFDDICEIMKAYDVSFSLGDGLRPGSVADANDEAQFGELRTLGELTKKAWKHDVQVMIEGPGHVPMQMIKENMEEQLKHCDEAPFYTLGPLTTDIAPGYDHITSGIGAAQIGWYGCAMLCYVTPKEHLGLPNKDDVKTGIITYKIAAHAADLAKGHPGAQLRDNALSKARFEFRWEDQFNLGLDPDTARAFHDETLPKESAKVAHFCSMCGPKFCSMKITQDVRDYADKLEADAELEAEMQKKSAEFKEQGSEIYKRV from the coding sequence ATGAGCAAATCTGAATACCCATTGCTGAGAGAGACCGCTCAGGTCGATGCGGCGGCGGTGGAGCCCTTGCCGGGCTCCTCAAAAATTTACGTTCAGGGCAGTCGCGCCGATATTCAGGTGCCGATGCGGGAGATCAAACTGACCCCGACGCCCATTCAGGGTCGTGACGGCACCAGCCGTCTGGAACCCAACGCCCCGGTGCGGGTATACGATACCTCCGGTGCCTACACCGATCCCAAGGCCAGCATTGATATCCGCAAGGGCTTGGCGCCGATCCGGGAGCAATGGATTCTCGATCGGGCCGATACCGAATTGCTGGCTGGCGACACTTCCGAGTACACCCGCAAGCGGGCCGCTGATCTCAGCCTGGAACAGCTGCGCTTTGACCTGAAGCGCAAACCGCGCCGCGCCCTGGCGGGCCAGAATGTCAGCCAGATGCACTACGCCAAGCGCGGCATCATCACCCCGGAAATGGAATACATCGCCATTCGCGAGAACATGGCGCTGGCTCAAGCCAGAGAAGCCGGGGAGTTGGCGGTGCAGCATCCGGGCATGTCCTTTGGTGCGAGTATCCCCAGCGAGATCACGCCGGAGTTCGTCCGCGATGAGGTGGCTCGGGGCCGGGCGATTATCCCCGCCAATATCAATCACCCGGAGCTGGAGCCGATGATTATCGGCCGCAACTTCCTGGTAAAGATCAATGGCAATATCGGCAACTCGGCGCTGGGTTCTTCCATTGAAGAAGAGGTGGCCAAACTGACCTGGGGTATCCGTTGGGGCGCCGATACCATGATGGATCTGTCCACCGGCAAAAATATCCACGAGACCCGGGAATGGATTATCCGCAATTCACCCGTGCCGGTGGGCACCGTGCCGATCTACCAGGCCCTGGAAAAAGTGGACGGCATTGCCGAGGACCTGACCTGGGAAATCTTCCGGGACACGCTCATCGAGCAGGCCGAGCAGGGGGTGGATTACTTCACCATCCACGCCGGGGTGCTGCTGCGTTATGTGCCCCTCACCGCCAAGCGGGTCACCGGCATTGTCTCCCGGGGTGGCTCCATCATGGCCAAATGGTGTCTGGCCCACCACAAGGAAAACTTCCTTTACACCCACTTCGACGACATCTGCGAAATCATGAAGGCCTACGATGTGTCCTTCTCCCTGGGAGATGGTCTGCGTCCCGGCTCAGTCGCTGACGCCAACGATGAGGCGCAATTTGGTGAGCTGCGCACCCTGGGTGAACTGACCAAGAAGGCTTGGAAACACGATGTGCAGGTGATGATTGAAGGCCCCGGTCATGTGCCCATGCAAATGATCAAAGAGAATATGGAAGAGCAGCTCAAGCACTGCGACGAAGCCCCTTTCTACACCCTTGGCCCCCTGACCACCGATATCGCCCCCGGCTATGACCATATCACCTCGGGCATCGGCGCCGCGCAAATCGGCTGGTATGGTTGCGCCATGCTCTGCTACGTCACCCCGAAAGAGCACCTGGGCCTGCCCAACAAAGACGATGTTAAAACCGGCATCATCACTTACAAAATTGCCGCCCATGCAGCCGACCTGGCCAAGGGCCATCCCGGTGCCCAGCTGAGGGATAACGCTCTGAGTAAAGCGCGCTTTGAATTCCGCTGGGAGGATCAGTTCAACCTGGGCCTGGACCCAGATACCGCCCGGGCTTTCCACGATGAAACCCTGCCCAAGGAGTCGGCCAAGGTTGCCCACTTCTGTTCCATGTGTGGCCCAAAATTCTGCTCCATGAAAATCACCCAGGATGTGCGTGACTACGCCGACAAGTTGGAAGCCGACGCCGAACTGGAAGCCGAGATGCAGAAGAAGTCCGCGGAGTTTAAAGAGCAGGGGAGTGAGATTTATAAGCGGGTCTGA